One Campylobacter sp. RM16192 genomic region harbors:
- a CDS encoding tyrosine-type recombinase/integrase: MIIKDAVDKFYKLKMAIMELYKDDPFWRGFFLLCLYGRRKGEVTSLKWENIDLQNDVYYLLDTKNGNDYKKPLSQLVKDAILQIPADKHALVFGNPKTGEPIQNTDRQKAKLDKFVGFDDFKLHATRHIRGSALEELGANSD, encoded by the coding sequence ATGATAATAAAAGATGCAGTTGACAAATTCTATAAGCTAAAAATGGCGATTATGGAACTATATAAAGATGATCCTTTTTGGAGAGGATTTTTCTTGCTGTGTCTATACGGCAGGCGCAAAGGTGAAGTTACTAGCTTAAAATGGGAAAATATTGATTTGCAAAATGATGTATATTATTTGCTAGATACTAAAAATGGAAATGATTATAAAAAGCCGCTTTCGCAACTCGTAAAAGATGCTATTCTGCAAATACCAGCCGATAAACACGCTCTTGTATTTGGAAATCCTAAAACAGGCGAACCTATTCAGAATACAGATAGACAAAAGGCTAAGCTTGATAAATTTGTAGGTTTTGATGATTTTAAACTGCATGCCACTAGGCATATAAGGGGTTCCGCGCTTGAAGAACTAGGAGCAAATAGCGATTAA
- a CDS encoding WG repeat-containing protein has protein sequence MQKKNDKYGAINSQNQIVIPFELDDVSFFMGIY, from the coding sequence TTGCAAAAAAAGAATGATAAGTATGGTGCTATAAATTCTCAAAATCAGATAGTTATTCCGTTTGAACTAGATGATGTTAGTTTTTTTATGGGGATTTATTGA
- a CDS encoding WG repeat-containing protein, giving the protein MIVERDGKNGVYNSQGKLLIPCEYDHIDDFMDYCDDESDNFAIIEKDKKYGLLNYKCNIVIPIQYDYLTYFGGDLFIAQNIVNLELSTSIMI; this is encoded by the coding sequence TTGATAGTAGAGAGGGATGGTAAGAATGGTGTGTATAATTCACAAGGGAAGCTTTTAATTCCTTGTGAATATGATCATATAGATGATTTTATGGACTATTGTGATGACGAGTCTGATAATTTTGCGATTATAGAAAAAGATAAGAAATACGGTCTTTTAAATTATAAATGCAATATAGTTATACCTATCCAATATGATTATTTAACTTATTTCGGTGGTGACTTGTTTATAGCTCAAAATATTGTAAATTTGGAATTATCAACTTCTATAATGATCTGA
- a CDS encoding type I restriction endonuclease subunit R has product MNPEEIARVDIDELLKSAGFIIQDMSKFDRTASLGVAVREFVMQDGSKADYLIFIDGKACGVIEAKKAGLSLSGVENQSSQYANNLPSNVRYHRLPLPFIYESNSKEIYFSYLRDDNPRSRKVFSFHKPEFLLKLLNETSTLRNNFKNLPKLLKTNLRDCQFNAIESLEKSLQNLKPRSLIQMATGAGKTYTACNFIYRLIKFANAKRVLFLVDRNNLGRQTKKEFENFHLIDENRKFSEVYIVQHLSSNNIDKDAKVVITTIQRLYSMLQGEENYNDLDEEISAFETKPVKSKEVAYNPKLPIETFDFIVVDECHRSIYGEWRQVLEYFDAFLIGLTATPSKQTLGYFNKNLVSSYPLERSIADGINVDCDIFRIRTKIGESGSVIEAGETPIMDKRTREEKYESLDEDMEYSSKELDYSVLAPNQIITVLKCYKNAIFTQLFPEREPNFVPKTLIFAKDDNHAENITRYAREVFNEGNEFCKKITYNIGNQDPESLIKAFKVDPKLRIAVTVDMIATGTDIKALEVIIFMRDVKSSIYYEQMKGRGVRTINANDLQTITPNAISKDKFYIIDAVGVTESKKSLSAPLERKKSLSLKKLLENVAKGDISDDTLSTLAGRIVRIEANTDEKDINQIKTLTGDKTLSDIANEILDTLDPDNTKDKSEDEINDLKDTALRPFNSPALRALLIELSSKSKIYI; this is encoded by the coding sequence ATGAATCCTGAAGAAATTGCTAGAGTAGATATTGACGAGTTGCTTAAAAGTGCTGGTTTTATCATTCAAGATATGAGCAAATTTGATAGAACTGCATCTCTTGGAGTAGCTGTTCGTGAATTTGTTATGCAAGATGGCAGTAAAGCGGACTATTTGATCTTTATAGATGGAAAAGCTTGCGGTGTTATAGAGGCCAAAAAGGCTGGACTATCACTAAGTGGAGTAGAAAATCAGTCAAGCCAGTACGCAAATAATTTGCCAAGTAATGTAAGGTATCATAGGCTTCCTTTGCCATTTATTTATGAGAGTAACTCAAAAGAGATATATTTTTCGTATTTAAGAGATGATAATCCTCGTTCAAGAAAGGTCTTTTCATTTCACAAGCCTGAGTTTTTATTAAAGCTTTTAAATGAAACAAGTACCTTAAGAAATAATTTTAAAAATTTACCTAAACTTTTAAAAACTAATTTGAGGGATTGTCAATTTAACGCTATTGAATCTCTTGAAAAATCGCTTCAGAATTTAAAGCCAAGATCACTTATTCAAATGGCTACCGGTGCGGGCAAAACATACACCGCGTGCAATTTTATATATAGATTGATTAAATTTGCAAATGCAAAAAGAGTTTTATTCTTAGTGGATAGAAATAACCTTGGCAGACAGACTAAAAAAGAATTTGAAAATTTCCACCTAATCGACGAAAACCGCAAATTTAGCGAAGTGTATATAGTTCAGCATTTAAGCTCAAATAATATAGACAAAGATGCAAAAGTTGTTATAACTACTATTCAAAGACTTTACTCTATGCTGCAAGGAGAGGAGAATTATAATGACCTTGATGAGGAGATTTCAGCCTTTGAGACTAAACCTGTAAAATCAAAAGAAGTAGCATATAACCCTAAACTTCCTATCGAAACATTTGATTTTATAGTAGTTGATGAGTGCCATAGGAGTATTTATGGAGAATGGCGACAGGTTTTGGAGTATTTTGATGCATTTTTGATAGGCTTAACCGCAACTCCATCAAAGCAAACTCTCGGCTATTTTAATAAGAATTTGGTTTCATCTTATCCGCTTGAAAGGTCGATCGCCGATGGGATAAATGTTGATTGCGATATTTTTAGAATAAGGACAAAAATAGGCGAAAGTGGAAGTGTTATAGAGGCGGGAGAAACTCCAATAATGGACAAAAGGACAAGAGAGGAAAAATATGAAAGCCTAGATGAGGATATGGAATACTCATCAAAAGAGCTTGACTACTCAGTACTAGCTCCAAATCAAATCATAACTGTTTTAAAGTGTTATAAAAACGCTATATTTACTCAACTATTTCCTGAACGTGAACCAAATTTTGTGCCAAAAACTCTAATCTTTGCAAAAGATGACAATCATGCAGAAAATATCACAAGATATGCAAGAGAAGTTTTTAACGAAGGAAATGAGTTTTGTAAAAAGATAACTTACAATATCGGAAATCAAGATCCCGAAAGTCTAATAAAAGCCTTTAAAGTAGATCCAAAATTGCGTATAGCAGTAACTGTTGATATGATAGCTACAGGAACCGACATCAAAGCTCTTGAAGTAATAATTTTTATGCGTGATGTAAAATCATCTATTTATTATGAGCAGATGAAAGGAAGAGGTGTTAGGACAATAAACGCAAATGACTTACAAACTATTACTCCAAACGCAATTTCAAAAGACAAATTTTACATAATAGACGCAGTTGGAGTTACTGAAAGCAAAAAGAGCTTATCGGCTCCTCTGGAAAGAAAGAAAAGTTTAAGTCTTAAAAAGCTTTTAGAAAATGTCGCAAAAGGTGATATAAGCGATGATACTCTTTCAACTTTAGCGGGTAGAATTGTGCGAATAGAAGCAAATACAGACGAAAAAGATATAAATCAGATTAAGACCCTAACAGGCGACAAAACTCTATCAGATATAGCCAATGAAATTTTAGACACTCTTGATCCTGATAACACAAAAGACAAAAGCGAAGATGAGATAAACGATCTAAAAGATACCGCCCTAAGACCTTTTAATTCGCCTGCTTTAAGAGCATTATTAATAGAACTTAGCTCTAAATCCAAGATATATATATAG
- a CDS encoding type I restriction-modification enzyme R subunit C-terminal domain-containing protein — protein MSADFSLEKANALTHNFKEFIENNKDELDALSIIYNTSYKSKPLTYKIIKELDTRLKSSLLDPERVWEAFYILQATKVKEKRVKITECLTNLVQLVKFAIGIDDELVQFSSVANSRFELWLGRQKKHGMEFNQEQLEFLRLIKDYIITNSHLNANDIQEFLGDKGGIFKAKKLFSNFDKLLNELNLAIVA, from the coding sequence TTGAGTGCTGATTTTAGCCTTGAAAAAGCGAATGCTTTGACACACAATTTTAAGGAATTTATTGAAAATAATAAAGATGAATTAGACGCCCTTAGTATAATTTACAACACAAGCTATAAAAGCAAACCGCTTACTTACAAGATCATAAAAGAGCTTGATACTAGGCTAAAAAGTTCGCTTTTAGACCCTGAAAGAGTTTGGGAAGCCTTTTATATACTACAAGCTACAAAAGTAAAAGAAAAAAGAGTAAAAATCACCGAATGTCTTACAAATTTAGTCCAGCTTGTTAAATTTGCCATCGGCATTGATGATGAACTTGTACAGTTTAGTTCTGTTGCAAATTCACGCTTTGAGCTTTGGCTTGGCAGGCAGAAAAAGCATGGCATGGAATTTAACCAAGAGCAGCTTGAGTTTTTAAGACTTATCAAGGACTACATCATCACAAATTCCCACCTTAACGCAAACGACATACAAGAATTTTTAGGCGATAAAGGCGGAATATTTAAAGCCAAGAAGCTATTTAGCAATTTTGATAAGTTGCTTAATGAGTTAAATTTGGCGATAGTGGCGTAA
- a CDS encoding restriction endonuclease subunit S encodes MNNFPKHWKKFKFEDVLQYEQPAKYIVKSTEYSDEYEIPVLTAGKSFILGYTDEKDGIFTDIPVIIFDDFTTATKFVDFKFKVKSSAMKILKPSDNANIKFLFYLMQTIYHKSDTHKRYWISEYAKREILLPLLSEQNLIVSEIEKRFEVADKSLNLIEQSLQKAENLKQSILQKAFNGELIKDKNE; translated from the coding sequence ATGAATAATTTTCCAAAACATTGGAAAAAATTTAAATTTGAAGATGTTTTACAGTATGAGCAGCCAGCAAAATATATAGTTAAAAGCACGGAATATAGTGATGAATATGAGATACCGGTTTTAACAGCTGGTAAAAGTTTTATTTTGGGCTACACTGATGAAAAAGATGGAATCTTTACCGATATTCCTGTAATCATATTTGATGATTTTACTACAGCTACAAAATTTGTAGATTTTAAATTTAAAGTCAAATCATCGGCTATGAAAATTTTAAAGCCTTCAGATAATGCAAATATAAAATTTCTTTTTTATTTAATGCAAACTATATACCATAAAAGCGATACACACAAGAGATATTGGATCTCAGAGTATGCAAAAAGGGAAATTTTGCTTCCGCTACTATCCGAACAAAATTTAATCGTCTCCGAAATAGAAAAACGCTTTGAAGTGGCTGATAAGAGTTTAAATTTGATAGAGCAAAGCCTACAAAAAGCCGAAAATTTAAAGCAAAGCATATTACAAAAGGCATTTAACGGCGAGCTAATAAAGGACAAAAATGAGTGA
- a CDS encoding type I restriction-modification system subunit M, translating into MSENNLINKVWNYASVLRDSGVTYTDYVSQLTYLIFLKMDDEKVKNLGANSKIPHNCSWEYLSSLDGESLEKAYTNALAALSKMDGIIGTIYQKAQNKINEPAKLKRIVSMINDETWMGLDVDVKGAIYEGLLQKNATESKSGAGQYFTPRALINAIVAVMRPSIDDSICDPACGTGGFLLSAFEYMKKQSKDKEKLANLKQNLLNGTDITPLVVSLCAMNLYLHDIGGEQSPVKVGDSLLNLGEKRYDIVLTNPPFGKKSSTKIMDAEGGVSTGRDSYERDDFIVSSSNKQINFLQHIMSVLKISGRAAVVLPDNVLFEGGAGEKVRQRLLGGFRLHTILRLPTGIFYAQGVKANVLFFDKVHVSNDEYATKEIWIYDFRTNQNFTLVANPLKESDLEDFMNCYNAEDITRRKESERFKKFGIDEILSRDKTNLDITWLKDESLQDLENLPDPKVILDEIMENLQNAISELGKVDL; encoded by the coding sequence ATGAGTGAAAATAACCTAATAAATAAAGTTTGGAATTACGCAAGCGTGCTAAGAGATAGCGGAGTTACTTATACTGACTATGTTTCGCAGCTTACTTATCTGATATTTTTAAAAATGGACGATGAAAAGGTCAAAAATTTGGGTGCAAATTCAAAAATCCCACATAACTGCTCATGGGAGTATCTAAGCTCGCTTGATGGCGAAAGCTTGGAAAAAGCATACACGAACGCCCTTGCTGCGCTATCTAAAATGGACGGCATTATCGGCACGATATATCAAAAAGCACAAAACAAAATCAACGAACCGGCAAAGCTAAAAAGAATCGTAAGTATGATAAACGACGAAACTTGGATGGGGCTTGATGTAGATGTGAAAGGCGCTATATACGAAGGCTTACTCCAAAAAAATGCAACCGAAAGCAAGAGCGGTGCTGGGCAGTATTTCACTCCGAGAGCTTTGATAAACGCGATCGTAGCCGTGATGAGACCAAGTATCGATGATAGTATTTGCGACCCTGCGTGCGGTACGGGCGGGTTTTTGCTCTCGGCTTTTGAATACATGAAAAAACAGAGTAAAGACAAAGAAAAACTAGCAAATTTAAAGCAAAATTTGTTAAATGGGACTGACATAACACCACTTGTTGTAAGCCTTTGTGCTATGAATTTATACTTGCACGATATAGGTGGTGAGCAAAGTCCTGTGAAAGTGGGAGATTCACTACTTAACCTTGGTGAAAAAAGATACGATATAGTGCTTACAAATCCGCCATTTGGCAAAAAGTCTTCAACTAAAATCATGGACGCAGAAGGTGGGGTAAGCACTGGGCGAGATAGCTATGAAAGAGATGATTTTATAGTTAGTTCATCAAATAAACAGATAAATTTTTTACAACACATAATGAGTGTGCTAAAAATCAGCGGAAGAGCTGCCGTGGTGCTTCCTGATAATGTGCTTTTTGAGGGTGGAGCGGGTGAAAAAGTAAGGCAAAGACTGCTTGGTGGCTTTAGGCTACATACTATTCTTAGGCTTCCGACGGGGATATTTTACGCACAAGGCGTTAAGGCAAATGTGCTGTTTTTTGATAAAGTGCATGTTAGCAACGATGAGTATGCAACTAAAGAAATTTGGATTTATGATTTTCGCACGAATCAGAATTTCACACTTGTAGCAAATCCTTTAAAAGAGAGTGATTTAGAGGATTTTATGAATTGCTATAATGCAGAAGATATAACCAGACGAAAAGAAAGCGAGAGATTTAAGAAATTTGGTATCGATGAAATTTTATCAAGAGATAAGACGAACCTTGACATTACTTGGCTTAAGGATGAGTCTTTGCAAGACTTAGAAAATTTGCCTGATCCAAAAGTCATTTTAGATGAAATAATGGAGAATTTGCAAAATGCCATAAGTGAACTTGGTAAAGTGGATCTATAA
- a CDS encoding virulence RhuM family protein, which produces MGSAMIDTKEQNFIIYSTGDNKVNIQILADRENETIWLNQKQIADIFDTSKQNVSYHIKNILDERELNYATVKEILTVQAEGNREVKREVEHYNLDMIIAVGYRINSVKATQFRKWATGTLKEYIIKGFVLDDERLKQGNNVFNKDYFKELLERIRAIRASEKLFYEKVRDLFALSADYDKTSQTAKNFFANIQNKLEYAVTKKTSAEIIKERADHTKPNMGLTTWSGSGRGKEPIKLDVAVAKNYLYEDEISKLNRLTGMLLDYLETQAEQGVLITMSDWDLKLDGFLTFNGYEILKGFGKFSSDNAKAKAELEYTKFKELKQDESFKDEVKRIVAKGKK; this is translated from the coding sequence TTGGGAAGCGCAATGATAGACACTAAAGAGCAAAATTTTATTATTTATTCAACGGGTGATAATAAAGTCAATATTCAAATATTAGCCGACAGAGAAAACGAGACAATATGGCTAAATCAAAAACAGATAGCTGATATTTTTGATACTAGCAAGCAGAATGTATCATATCACATAAAGAATATTTTAGACGAAAGAGAGCTAAACTACGCAACTGTAAAAGAAATTTTGACAGTTCAAGCAGAGGGAAATAGAGAAGTTAAAAGAGAAGTTGAACATTACAATCTTGATATGATAATCGCAGTAGGCTATCGTATAAACAGCGTAAAAGCAACACAGTTTAGGAAGTGGGCTACCGGCACGTTAAAAGAATACATCATTAAAGGCTTTGTGCTTGATGATGAGAGACTAAAGCAAGGCAACAACGTATTTAATAAAGACTACTTCAAAGAATTACTAGAACGCATACGAGCCATAAGGGCTAGTGAAAAGTTATTTTATGAAAAAGTCAGGGATTTATTCGCACTAAGTGCAGACTACGATAAAACATCGCAGACGGCTAAAAATTTCTTTGCTAATATCCAAAACAAATTAGAATATGCAGTAACTAAAAAGACATCGGCAGAGATTATCAAAGAGCGTGCAGATCATACAAAGCCGAATATGGGCTTAACGACATGGAGCGGAAGCGGCAGAGGCAAAGAGCCGATAAAATTGGATGTAGCCGTAGCCAAAAATTATTTATACGAAGACGAAATAAGTAAGCTCAACAGATTAACGGGTATGCTGCTTGACTATTTAGAAACTCAAGCAGAGCAAGGAGTGTTAATCACGATGAGCGATTGGGATTTAAAGCTAGACGGCTTTTTAACTTTTAACGGCTATGAAATTTTAAAAGGTTTTGGTAAATTTAGCTCGGATAATGCAAAAGCTAAAGCAGAGTTAGAATATACAAAATTTAAAGAACTCAAGCAAGATGAAAGCTTTAAAGACGAAGTAAAGCGAATAGTTGCTAAAGGCAAAAAATAA
- a CDS encoding type II toxin-antitoxin system RelE/ParE family toxin encodes MQVKFKERFFDELNTISDFIKLDSEARAVNFVDELMDRCFGLKELPNAHRPSQKVKRDNARDLIFKGYVIPYLISNDEILILGIYKGNNWEAQ; translated from the coding sequence ATGCAAGTAAAATTTAAAGAGCGTTTCTTTGATGAACTCAATACAATAAGCGACTTTATCAAGCTTGATAGCGAAGCAAGGGCGGTTAATTTCGTTGATGAGCTTATGGATAGGTGCTTTGGATTAAAAGAGCTACCAAACGCACACAGACCAAGCCAAAAAGTCAAGCGTGATAATGCAAGAGATTTAATTTTTAAAGGCTACGTTATTCCATACCTGATAAGCAATGATGAAATTTTGATATTAGGCATTTACAAAGGCAATAATTGGGAAGCGCAATGA
- a CDS encoding DNA/RNA nuclease SfsA: protein MTKQAKYINAMLEDKSAKAKFAYEIAKREAKGLNKLEATYQAGYQAYCAFNYYAKECQYLDKQNEHLKELIDKLEQAKPKGSYRWHGGSSQAR from the coding sequence ATGACAAAACAAGCGAAATACATTAACGCTATGCTAGAGGATAAGAGCGCAAAGGCTAAATTTGCCTACGAGATAGCAAAGCGAGAGGCAAAAGGGTTAAACAAACTAGAAGCCACATACCAAGCAGGCTATCAGGCTTATTGTGCTTTTAACTACTATGCTAAAGAGTGCCAATACCTGGATAAGCAAAACGAACATTTAAAAGAGCTAATCGACAAGCTCGAGCAAGCAAAGCCTAAAGGCTCATATCGGTGGCACGGCGGATCAAGTCAAGCTAGATAG
- a CDS encoding XRE family transcriptional regulator, which translates to MDKQEFNELLKRVNLTKKEFAELVGVLPTSVNNWGSSQNIPYWVETWLLNYEKSNRYEKIKELTKDI; encoded by the coding sequence ATGGATAAACAAGAATTTAATGAATTGCTAAAAAGGGTTAATTTAACAAAAAAGGAATTTGCGGAGCTTGTGGGGGTTTTGCCTACTTCAGTTAATAATTGGGGTTCATCTCAAAATATTCCATATTGGGTAGAAACTTGGTTATTAAACTACGAAAAATCAAACCGATATGAAAAAATAAAAGAGCTTACTAAAGATATTTAA